A region of Veillonellaceae bacterium DNA encodes the following proteins:
- a CDS encoding polysaccharide deacetylase family protein, with protein sequence MKSWQKAALVAAAALLSVSCFALDGFSGNAAGKPEAVAASTVPAAASKSTAALKPGEAVVHRGPDVKYTVPEGVSILMYHMIGNQSGNAAIMSEANLRIQMNYLRDHGYHPITMQELYDYVTKGAPLPEKPVCITFDDGYLDSYTVVYPLMKEYGFPWTLFLVTDDVGKPYNRMTWDQLREMANSHTVTIANHTLSHPKLHNLKTRAEKEREIVGANQALKYQLGIDNVWFAYPYGDYDDEVIDVCKKAGIKMAVTTDAGRAHVGSYPYELKRAYIGNDISLARFSERLSKDNYSTV encoded by the coding sequence TTGAAAAGCTGGCAAAAGGCAGCGCTCGTTGCCGCAGCAGCTTTGCTGTCTGTATCCTGTTTTGCTCTGGATGGTTTTAGTGGAAATGCTGCAGGAAAACCTGAAGCTGTCGCAGCATCTACAGTGCCGGCTGCTGCATCTAAAAGTACGGCGGCTTTAAAGCCTGGAGAAGCGGTTGTCCACAGAGGACCTGATGTCAAGTATACGGTTCCCGAAGGCGTCTCTATCCTGATGTACCATATGATCGGGAACCAGTCGGGAAACGCGGCCATTATGAGTGAAGCAAACCTGAGAATTCAAATGAATTATCTTCGTGATCATGGATATCACCCGATTACCATGCAGGAACTGTATGACTATGTCACAAAGGGCGCTCCGCTTCCGGAAAAACCGGTCTGCATCACTTTTGATGATGGATATCTGGACAGTTATACGGTTGTTTATCCTCTGATGAAAGAGTATGGATTCCCATGGACACTCTTCCTTGTTACTGATGACGTGGGCAAGCCTTATAACCGCATGACCTGGGATCAGCTTCGCGAAATGGCAAACAGCCACACCGTTACGATTGCCAACCATACGCTTTCTCATCCAAAACTGCATAATCTTAAGACAAGAGCAGAAAAGGAACGCGAAATCGTAGGTGCCAACCAGGCCCTGAAGTATCAGCTTGGGATAGATAATGTCTGGTTTGCGTATCCGTATGGCGATTATGATGATGAAGTCATTGATGTATGCAAGAAGGCAGGCATCAAGATGGCGGTTACTACAGATGCAGGGCGCGCACATGTAGGCAGCTACCCGTATGAATTAAAACGCGCTTATATCGGAAATGACATTTCACTGGCACGCTTCTCGGAACGCTTGAGTAAGGATAATTATTCTACTGTTTAA
- the rnr gene encoding ribonuclease R has product MEKTEKLVYKPGVTLEGIYKAYSPRFGFLITDDEHEDIYIGEDNHLNAVNNDKVEVKTIKGETGRHNTEGRITRVIERANDTFVCTYEMLKDGGEAVPIDEKVDMVIEIPEGQEMEATTGARVIVEVTEWPGKWTDAKGHVTEVIGYEGDKGLDIDIIIAQHRLPHVFSDELMKEADALPREVVPENGVADFRDLPIVTIDGPDSKDLDDAVYCIRKENGHFELGVHIADVSRYVKKGMLLDEEAYRRGNSVYLADRVIPMLPFQLSNDLCSLNHDEDRYAMSCVMDVDQNGNVHTEKITPSMVRVARRCNYPEINKAFEEGIEPDDLKPFLPMLKDLKACADCLRKNRSERGALNFDFPEYKVVLDLDGTPLRIEKRIRGAAKMMIEDAMIAANEAVARFLEKTGNTSVYRVHDHPDEEKLNALKRLVSIMGLPIHIPEDPTPKDIQKLLESVEGEDIEPVVQVMTLRSLPQACYKTENAGHFGIASKCYTHFTSPIRRYPDLMVHRLIRQALSEQLKKNQLKAQTDFLVRACDHCSETEQNATQTERDVDDLKMTEYMIPFVGEPFDAHITGITHFGIFVGLDNGVEGLIHIDTMEDDEYVYQEDSMTLKGRFSGKTYSMGMPVRVTLVKADKERKEVDFFMGEIHSPLNLEKKVRSSSKSHSKKGKKNKKSKGRR; this is encoded by the coding sequence ATGGAAAAGACAGAGAAATTAGTTTATAAGCCAGGTGTAACGCTTGAGGGGATTTATAAGGCATATAGTCCGCGTTTTGGTTTTCTCATTACAGATGATGAGCATGAAGACATTTATATCGGTGAAGATAATCATCTGAACGCTGTCAATAACGACAAAGTCGAAGTGAAGACGATCAAGGGCGAGACCGGAAGGCATAATACGGAAGGCCGCATTACCCGTGTCATTGAAAGAGCAAATGATACATTTGTATGCACGTATGAAATGCTGAAAGACGGCGGAGAGGCTGTACCGATTGATGAAAAGGTCGATATGGTCATTGAAATTCCAGAAGGCCAGGAAATGGAAGCAACAACTGGCGCAAGGGTCATCGTTGAAGTAACGGAATGGCCGGGAAAATGGACAGATGCAAAAGGCCATGTCACAGAAGTTATCGGCTATGAAGGGGACAAGGGCCTTGATATCGATATCATCATTGCCCAGCACAGGCTGCCGCATGTATTCTCCGATGAACTCATGAAGGAAGCCGATGCGCTGCCGCGTGAAGTTGTTCCGGAAAATGGCGTAGCAGATTTCAGGGACCTTCCTATCGTTACCATCGACGGACCAGATTCCAAGGATCTTGACGATGCGGTATACTGTATCCGCAAGGAAAACGGTCATTTTGAACTGGGCGTTCATATTGCCGATGTATCGCGGTACGTAAAAAAGGGAATGCTCCTTGATGAGGAAGCTTACAGACGCGGAAACAGCGTGTATCTGGCAGACCGCGTGATTCCTATGCTCCCGTTCCAGCTGTCCAATGATCTTTGCAGTCTGAATCATGACGAAGACCGCTATGCGATGTCCTGCGTCATGGATGTGGATCAGAACGGAAATGTTCACACAGAGAAAATCACGCCATCCATGGTCCGCGTGGCACGCCGCTGCAATTATCCTGAAATAAACAAAGCGTTTGAGGAAGGAATTGAACCGGATGATCTGAAACCGTTCCTTCCGATGCTGAAGGATCTTAAAGCCTGTGCTGACTGCCTGCGCAAAAACAGATCCGAGCGCGGCGCATTGAATTTTGACTTTCCTGAATACAAGGTAGTGCTCGATCTTGACGGAACGCCCCTGCGTATCGAAAAACGCATCAGAGGCGCTGCCAAGATGATGATTGAAGATGCTATGATTGCGGCTAACGAAGCTGTTGCGCGTTTCCTTGAAAAGACAGGAAACACATCAGTATACAGAGTCCATGACCATCCGGATGAAGAAAAGCTTAATGCACTGAAACGGCTGGTATCCATTATGGGACTTCCCATTCATATCCCGGAAGATCCCACGCCAAAGGATATACAGAAGCTTCTTGAAAGTGTAGAAGGCGAAGACATCGAGCCTGTCGTACAGGTAATGACGCTCCGCTCACTGCCGCAGGCATGCTATAAGACGGAGAATGCCGGCCATTTCGGTATCGCAAGCAAGTGCTATACCCATTTCACTTCACCGATCCGCAGATATCCTGACCTCATGGTTCACAGGCTGATCCGTCAGGCACTGAGCGAGCAGCTCAAGAAAAATCAGCTCAAAGCGCAGACAGATTTCCTGGTAAGAGCCTGCGATCACTGTTCTGAAACAGAGCAGAATGCAACACAGACCGAAAGAGATGTCGATGATCTGAAGATGACAGAATATATGATTCCTTTCGTAGGGGAACCATTCGATGCCCATATCACAGGCATTACACATTTCGGCATATTTGTAGGACTTGATAATGGTGTTGAAGGACTGATCCATATCGATACCATGGAAGATGATGAATACGTCTATCAGGAAGACAGCATGACGCTCAAAGGCCGTTTCTCCGGAAAGACATATTCCATGGGCATGCCCGTCAGGGTAACGCTGGTCAAGGCGGACAAGGAAAGAAAAGAAGTCGACTTCTTCATGGGAGAAATCCATTCACCGCTGAACCTTGAGAAAAAAGTCAGATCATCCTCAAAATCACATTCCAAAAAGGGAAAGAAAAACAAGAAATCCAAAGGAAGAAGGTAA
- a CDS encoding N-acetylmuramoyl-L-alanine amidase: MKNLFKLLIPLLVLLLIPFGSTSLAKDAQLTDFRWTSRNDGNPPFVRIVMDLSKAVHAEAAMDDSGKNLEVILRNTNKGGTASQFDNMDKRAVDFATLSEKDGDTYLDVALSKSQKMDDIRVFALRPDSKLNKPHRLVVDIPIPGAKQTYTKPAKGISAPAVAAPSAKTYDVSDKAKSVLKGKIICLDPGHGGTDTGAIGHLGKKDIYEKDITLSIALPLRDLLTSAGAKVVMTRSTDKDVYGPWADATTELQARCDVANEAHADAFVSIHIDSFANSSIDGITAYYNGKSANDLLLAQMMHQATINSLSIPDRGVRSNDFYVNVHTAMPSVLMEVGFITNNHRVQMLTSSWAPKSIAQSLFDGLVSYFSAIE; encoded by the coding sequence ATGAAGAATCTGTTTAAGTTACTTATTCCTCTCTTGGTACTTCTTCTGATACCGTTCGGATCCACATCTTTGGCAAAGGATGCGCAATTGACTGATTTCCGCTGGACATCCAGGAATGACGGAAATCCGCCATTCGTCCGGATCGTCATGGATTTATCCAAAGCGGTTCATGCAGAAGCCGCAATGGATGATTCCGGCAAAAACTTAGAGGTCATCTTAAGAAATACCAATAAAGGCGGTACGGCTTCCCAATTTGACAATATGGATAAAAGGGCAGTAGATTTTGCTACATTGTCCGAAAAGGATGGAGACACATACCTGGATGTCGCCTTATCCAAATCACAGAAAATGGATGACATCCGTGTGTTTGCGCTTCGTCCAGACAGCAAATTGAACAAGCCTCATCGTTTAGTCGTAGATATACCGATTCCGGGAGCAAAACAGACTTACACAAAACCGGCCAAGGGTATTTCAGCACCTGCCGTGGCTGCTCCTTCTGCCAAGACATATGATGTCTCTGACAAAGCGAAAAGCGTCCTGAAGGGTAAAATTATTTGTCTTGACCCGGGACACGGCGGAACAGATACCGGTGCTATCGGACACCTTGGCAAAAAGGACATTTATGAGAAGGACATCACACTTTCCATCGCCCTTCCGCTCAGAGATCTTCTGACATCCGCTGGCGCCAAGGTTGTCATGACACGTTCTACAGACAAAGATGTCTACGGTCCATGGGCTGATGCAACGACAGAACTTCAGGCTCGCTGCGATGTCGCTAATGAAGCCCATGCAGACGCCTTCGTATCCATCCACATTGATTCTTTTGCCAATTCCAGCATTGACGGAATCACTGCTTACTACAATGGAAAAAGCGCCAACGATCTGCTTCTGGCGCAAATGATGCATCAGGCAACCATCAACTCTTTATCCATCCCGGACAGAGGCGTACGTTCCAATGACTTTTATGTCAATGTCCATACCGCCATGCCGTCTGTCCTGATGGAAGTCGGTTTCATTACAAACAATCACAGAGTCCAGATGCTGACTTCGAGCTGGGCGCCAAAGAGCATTGCCCAGAGCCTGTTTGACGGCCTTGTAAGTTATTTCTCTGCTATAGAATAA
- the smpB gene encoding SsrA-binding protein SmpB, whose amino-acid sequence MDGSKNAPPIVSNRQAYHNYFIHDTYECGIALTGTEVKSIRAGKVNLRDSFARIQNDEVYLWNAHISPYEQGNIFNHDPLRTRKLLLHKKEIMKIEMQLKTKGYTLIPLKMYFRHGKVKVEIGTATGKKLYDKRQDMAAKAAKRDLDRRIKEQRYD is encoded by the coding sequence ATGGACGGAAGCAAGAATGCACCGCCTATTGTGAGTAATCGGCAGGCGTATCATAATTATTTCATTCATGATACTTATGAATGCGGAATCGCGTTGACTGGGACAGAAGTAAAATCGATCCGGGCCGGAAAAGTAAACCTGAGGGACAGTTTTGCAAGAATCCAGAATGATGAAGTATATTTATGGAATGCGCATATCAGTCCGTATGAACAGGGAAATATATTTAACCATGATCCGCTCAGGACCAGGAAGCTGCTTCTGCATAAGAAGGAAATCATGAAAATTGAAATGCAGCTTAAGACAAAGGGATATACACTGATACCGCTTAAAATGTACTTCAGGCATGGAAAGGTCAAAGTGGAGATCGGAACTGCTACAGGCAAAAAGCTGTATGACAAGCGGCAGGATATGGCGGCAAAAGCTGCAAAGCGGGATTTAGACAGAAGAATTAAAGAACAGAGATATGACTAG
- a CDS encoding GerMN domain-containing protein: MRKKIALASALILSMVLAGCSPDSGSKPASNASALSASANSSSIPAKESSTLVFYRPTEDALHILPVSIKVKAEDHTAKNAVEEMIRYDRKAKYPFIPAGTHLKDLSIQDGTAIANFTGEVNQIKGGTSESLFIAMTVDTLTEFPNIKRVEFRAEGKPLQFQMDMTKQFMRDESYIQQTKT; this comes from the coding sequence ATGAGAAAAAAAATAGCCTTAGCTTCAGCGCTCATTTTATCCATGGTTCTTGCCGGATGTTCCCCTGACAGCGGATCGAAACCAGCTTCCAATGCATCAGCTCTTTCCGCATCGGCCAATTCGTCATCTATTCCGGCCAAGGAATCTTCGACACTCGTATTTTACAGGCCGACAGAAGATGCTCTTCATATCCTCCCTGTTTCCATCAAAGTGAAAGCGGAAGATCATACAGCCAAGAATGCAGTCGAGGAGATGATCAGGTATGACAGGAAAGCCAAGTATCCGTTCATCCCTGCCGGAACTCATCTGAAAGACCTCTCCATTCAGGACGGAACGGCTATCGCCAACTTCACGGGTGAGGTCAACCAGATCAAAGGCGGAACATCGGAATCCCTTTTCATTGCAATGACGGTTGATACGCTGACTGAATTCCCCAATATAAAACGCGTGGAATTCCGGGCAGAAGGAAAACCGCTCCAGTTCCAGATGGATATGACCAAGCAGTTCATGAGAGACGAAAGTTACATCCAGCAGACCAAGACTTAA